A window of Angustibacter sp. Root456 contains these coding sequences:
- the eno gene encoding phosphopyruvate hydratase yields the protein MASIEAVGAREILDSRGNPTIEVEVALDDGTIARAGVPSGASTGAFEAVERRDGDSGRYGGKGVQKAVLAVLDDIGPRLLGFDAAEQRLVDQAMLDLDGTDNKGKLGANAILGVSLAVARAAAESAGLPLFRYVGGPNAHVLPVPMMNILNGGAHADSGVDVQEFMIAPIGAETFSEALRWGAETYHALKAVLKEKGLATGLGDEGGFAPSLPSTKDALDVIAVAVEKAGFSLGTDIALALDVAATEFYSDGVYRFEGGDRSAEWVAGYFETLLGEYPLVSIEDPLAEDDWAGWSQLVSTVGQRVQIVGDDLFVTNPTRLQRGIEERAANALLVKVNQIGSLTETLDAVDLAHRNGFRCMMSHRSGETEDTTIADLAVATNCGQIKTGAPARSERVAKYNQLLRIEEELDDAARYAGRQAFPRFGG from the coding sequence GTGGCCAGCATCGAAGCAGTCGGAGCACGCGAGATCCTCGACTCCCGGGGCAACCCGACCATCGAGGTCGAGGTCGCGCTGGACGACGGGACGATCGCCCGCGCTGGCGTGCCGTCGGGCGCGTCGACCGGCGCGTTCGAGGCCGTCGAGCGCCGCGACGGCGACTCCGGCCGCTACGGCGGCAAGGGCGTGCAGAAGGCCGTGCTCGCGGTGCTCGACGACATCGGGCCCCGGCTGCTCGGCTTCGACGCGGCCGAGCAGCGGCTGGTCGACCAGGCGATGCTCGACCTCGACGGCACCGACAACAAGGGCAAGCTCGGCGCCAACGCGATCCTCGGCGTCTCGCTCGCCGTCGCGCGCGCTGCGGCCGAGTCGGCCGGTCTGCCGCTGTTCCGCTACGTCGGCGGCCCCAACGCGCACGTGCTGCCCGTGCCGATGATGAACATCCTCAACGGCGGCGCGCACGCCGACTCCGGGGTCGACGTCCAGGAGTTCATGATCGCGCCGATCGGCGCCGAGACGTTCAGCGAGGCGCTGCGCTGGGGCGCGGAGACCTACCACGCGCTCAAGGCCGTGCTGAAGGAGAAGGGCCTGGCCACCGGCCTCGGCGACGAGGGCGGCTTCGCGCCGTCGCTGCCGTCGACCAAGGATGCCCTCGACGTCATCGCCGTCGCGGTCGAGAAGGCCGGCTTCTCGCTCGGCACCGACATCGCGCTGGCCCTCGACGTCGCGGCCACCGAGTTCTACTCCGACGGCGTCTACCGGTTCGAGGGCGGCGACCGCTCGGCCGAGTGGGTCGCCGGCTACTTCGAGACGCTGCTGGGCGAGTACCCGCTGGTGTCGATCGAGGACCCGCTCGCCGAGGACGACTGGGCCGGCTGGTCGCAGCTCGTCAGCACCGTCGGGCAGCGGGTGCAGATCGTGGGCGACGACCTGTTCGTCACCAACCCCACCCGCCTGCAGCGCGGCATCGAGGAGCGCGCCGCCAACGCCCTGCTCGTGAAGGTCAACCAGATCGGTTCGCTCACCGAGACGCTGGACGCCGTCGACCTGGCTCACCGCAACGGGTTCCGCTGCATGATGAGCCACCGCTCGGGCGAGACCGAGGACACCACCATCGCCGACCTCGCCGTCGCGACGAACTGCGGTCAGATCAAGACCGGCGCCCCCGCCCGCAGCGAGCGCGTCGCGAAGTACAACCAGCTGCTGCGCATCGAGGAGGAGCTCGACGACGCCGCCCGCTACGCCGGACGGCAGGCCTTCCCGCGCTTCGGGGGCTGA
- a CDS encoding DUF501 domain-containing protein, whose translation MTDVPGGAGGVDAADLAAVEQQLGRRPRGVVGVAHRCPCGAPDVVETVPRLDDGTPFPTTYYATCPRLTGAISTLESSGLMARMTERLADDADLADRYRAAHEDYLRRRNRLGEVAEIAGISAGGMPTRVKCLHVLVGHALAAGPGVNPFGDEALEALGEWWAPGSCVAPEGEDS comes from the coding sequence GTGACCGACGTCCCGGGGGGTGCGGGCGGGGTCGACGCCGCTGACCTGGCGGCGGTCGAGCAGCAGCTCGGGCGCCGGCCGCGCGGTGTGGTGGGTGTGGCCCACCGCTGCCCGTGCGGCGCACCGGACGTCGTCGAGACCGTGCCGCGGCTGGACGACGGCACGCCCTTCCCGACGACGTACTACGCCACCTGCCCACGGCTCACCGGCGCCATCAGCACGCTCGAGTCGTCCGGCCTCATGGCGCGCATGACCGAGCGTCTGGCGGACGACGCCGACCTGGCCGACCGCTACCGCGCTGCGCACGAGGACTACCTGCGCCGCCGGAATCGGCTCGGCGAGGTGGCCGAGATCGCAGGCATCAGCGCGGGTGGCATGCCCACGCGGGTGAAGTGCCTGCACGTGCTCGTCGGCCACGCGCTGGCGGCGGGCCCGGGCGTGAACCCGTTCGGCGACGAGGCGCTCGAGGCCCTGGGCG
- a CDS encoding septum formation initiator family protein, with translation MGAGRRPPGSGAKGTGARGGSRAGTRPGAGGARTGVRPAAAVAGRPQRGGAGAGRPSRMLRFVVLGGVLAVLAVLLAPALRSYLAQQQQIGALREHVREQQATVTQLEKDRAAWNDPAYVKAQARDRLKFVMPGERAYTVIDPRPAKDQATTSPVRAAAETARGDRSWFGDMWRSAQIAGSASAGAK, from the coding sequence ATGGGGGCGGGACGACGGCCGCCGGGCAGCGGGGCCAAGGGCACCGGTGCCCGCGGTGGCTCGCGCGCGGGTACGCGGCCCGGTGCGGGCGGTGCTCGCACCGGCGTGCGTCCGGCCGCGGCGGTGGCCGGCCGCCCGCAGCGTGGGGGAGCGGGCGCTGGGCGTCCTAGCCGCATGCTGCGGTTCGTCGTGCTCGGCGGCGTGCTCGCCGTGCTCGCGGTGCTGCTCGCCCCCGCGCTGCGGTCGTACCTCGCGCAGCAGCAGCAGATCGGCGCCCTGCGCGAGCACGTGCGCGAGCAGCAGGCCACGGTGACCCAGCTCGAGAAGGACCGTGCCGCCTGGAACGACCCCGCCTACGTGAAGGCGCAGGCGCGCGACCGGCTGAAGTTCGTCATGCCGGGCGAGCGCGCCTACACCGTCATCGACCCTCGGCCCGCGAAGGACCAGGCGACGACGTCCCCGGTGCGAGCGGCGGCCGAGACCGCGCGCGGCGACCGCTCGTGGTTCGGCGACATGTGGCGCTCGGCGCAGATCGCGGGCTCGGCGTCCGCGGGCGCCAAGTGA